The Methanobrevibacter sp. V74 genome includes the window TTAATAGGTTTTGAGTGTCATCTACAACAGAAAATGGTTTGAATTCAGCTGAAATATCCATTTTATTATCCAATATAATATCTTTATCAGGCAAATCAATAATTAGATCCTTACTAGATAGTCCCAAACTAATTTCAACAAATGTTTTAAGGTCTTGTTCCAGATTTTGCTTTTCAACATAATCAAAATCAGAATACTTTGAAGGATTGCTTTCAAACTCATCTAATGAAACTTGAACAGACTTGTTAGCATCTCCCTCAATTTTTTTAATTCTCTTTTTGCATTCCCTTATTAAATCATTGCAAATTCCAATCCAATACTCTGGATTTCTTTTTAAATCATAGATTGATTTTGTAAAATGCATTACTGGTTCAAAAATATCAATACCAAATTTTGTGGATATATATTCACGGTTTAGCTCAGATGAAGACAGCATTAACATTTTACGTTCCAAATTATGTGCTTCGTCTAAAATTAGCAATTCACGAGAATCCAAAATAGGATTTACAACACCCCCATAATATAAAAAATCATAATTAGTAATGACATTTTTAGCTTTCTGGGCCTCTTTAAATGCTATTCTAAACTCACAATCACAGCATCTTCTTAAATTGTATTCCGCCTTAATACAAAAGTCACAGCTACCTTTATAATTACATTTATAATTTCCACGACCTTTAATTTCGACCAATATCTCTTCAAAATCATCCAAATATTGTTCTTGAAGTTGTTTAGTCATTGTTAAAATATATGAATCATCATACATATTGGCTAAGGTTGTAGCTATTGCAGATTTACCAATGCCTGTTCCCGCTTCGAGAATGATATTTTTAAATCCTTTTTTTATTGCAACGTTA containing:
- a CDS encoding helicase C-terminal domain-containing protein, whose product is MDSNNSTLEWMLHWSLPKYSPRNSQVRLINEINVAIKKGFKNIILEAGTGIGKSAIATTLANMYDDSYILTMTKQLQEQYLDDFEEILVEIKGRGNYKCNYKGSCDFCIKAEYNLRRCCDCEFRIAFKEAQKAKNVITNYDFLYYGGVVNPILDSRELLILDEAHNLERKMLMLSSSELNREYISTKFGIDIFEPVMHFTKSIYDLKRNPEYWIGICNDLIRECKKRIKKIEGDANKSVQVSLDEFESNPSKYSDFDYVEKQNLEQDLKTFVEISLGLSSKDLIIDLPDKDIILDNKMDISAEFKPFSVVDDTQNLLSLGNIRIFLTGTLGSKDKFCKWNNIDPDETHYIYEKSPFDVAKRPIYIDFVGRMSGNGRRGPKWKNKRAIDKVKELLDKHENEKGVIHTSSNEQAFWIINQLKDYPLVFVGGENRNAVLKKFSLSKGNSVLIGASIKDGVDFKGDLCRFQIIYKIPYPQLNEQVKYRREIDPKWFYYQTVMALMQAYGRGIRDEDDWCVMYIIDSSFKELFEYNRGFFNEYFTEAVQKEVKG